The genome window cttctcttgtacccttgccgcaacataaacttgtcaaatcgcttgtaccattgtctagaagattgtttcaatccgtacaacgatttttcaagtttgcataccatattttcttttccagcaactttgaatccttctggctgagtcatgtaGATTTTCTCCTtcaagtttccatgtaaaaatgcagtttttacatccatctgaactagttccaaatccaactgtgctaccaaagccaacataattctaatggaggaatgttttacaacttgagaaaatacttcattgtaatcaattcctccttttgagcatatcctttggccaccaatcttgctttgtagcgaacatcttcttggttaggaaatccttctttctttgcaaatacccatttgcacccaattgctttctttcccttcaggagattggccaatttccatgtatgattctgatgaagggactgcatttcttcattcatggcaatcctctacttatcttcttctgaactttggattgcgtctttataagtggtaggaacaccatcagctacaattgaggttgcacaagcaaccgtttctatgagacgaacaggtttcgttattgtcctttttggcctgttGGTtgctgagttggaatctccctctctactggctcttcttccagagggtaatcttcatttGTTTCCTCCTCTACTTTTTGCGTAGGagaaataaattttccctcaaactccacctgctttgatgcaccaccagtttatttgacatcttcaactgttacctcatctgttatggcagattcatcaaaggtaacatctctgctgaatataatattccttgtctctggacaccataagcggtatcctttgactccagaagtaatccccataaatatagccttctttgctctcggattcAATTTTGAcactttcacatgatagtatgcaattgagctaaatacgtgcaaagagtcataatctacaaCAGGTTtttcataccatttttcaaatggtgtcttgccatcaatggcagcagatggtagacgattaatgaggtggcatgcatatgtaattgcctcagcccaaaattctttgcccaagccagcattggacaacatacaccatACCTTCTCCaataaagtccggttcatacgttctgccactccattctgttatggtgtatgtctgacagtaaagtgtcggacgatgccatcattttcacagaccttattgaaatgatcatttttgtattcacctccattatctgtgcgaatacacttgatcctcctacctgtttgattctccaccatcgttttccatttgagaaaaattcccaacacttcatctttcctcttcattgtatacacccacactcttcgggaaaaatcatcaataaaggttacaaaatagtgcttcccacccaatgaaagtgttttggaaggaccccaaacatcagagtgtacataatccaaaatgcctttagtattatggatcgctgtaccaaatttaacccttgtctgtttccctttgacacaatgctcgcaaaactccaagttgcaagtctttacgccttttaacaatccttgatcagATAGAGATTTCAAGGATTTCCCTCCAGCATGtaccaagcgcatgtgccatagcctggttgcttctgcctctttgtcatcactggatgtcactgtcgctgtcccaataactgtactaccgcgatagcggtacatgttattgttcttccgattggccttcattaccactagtgcaccagagcatattctcatcactccattttctgtaatgattttgaacccttttgattctagggctcccacagagatgagattcttcttcaaacccggtacatatcgaacatctgttaatgttctgatcattccatcatggcttcttaatcttattgaaccaatgccatatgaggtaagaggactgttatccgctgtgtggatgactccatattctccttcttgaaaatttacgaaccagtccttgttgggacacatatgatagttacaagccgagtccatcaaccatatgtctgatgatgttgataactctgttgtaactaatgagaagtctgaatcatcgcAATCAACTACATTTgcatccataatggcctttccattgttatgtctggccttattcttcaactttggatagtctttcttccagtgccccttttctcgacaaaaggcacattcatctttgctgggtctagatctcgacttggatcttcccttcttagtcctcgtttgattttgaggacgacccctcacaattagtgcttctccttctctgcccatctgtttttctccctttctttgttcatagctgtacaaagccgaacaaacttctctgagagaaatttcatcattttcatggagtagagtagtttcaaggtgctcgtactcattaggaagtgaccccaacaacatcaaggccaagtcaccatcatcaaaagttgcatccatattttgcaaatctgtgaccaacttattaaaactggtgatatgttcattcattgtggtaccaggaacataggtgaagcgaaacagtctcttcttcatgtacaatttattttgactgtttttcttcaaaactttatcctccagtgctttccataatttacttgcagaagttttctttgtgtatggatatttctgctctctagcaaggtaggatcgaatggtaccgcaagcaacacgattgataatttttcaatcttcttctccaataacatctggcttcttttcttcaatggcaagatctagcccttgtcgaaaaagaacatctagaacctcgccttgccacatcccaaaatgtcttgacccgtcaaaaatttctaccgcaaatttcgcatttgacacaattcttttcataagcgaagatgccaacgatgacgtattattgacacttgatgtagattcttcttgtttattgtctcccattttgatacaaatattatttagtagctgacgacacaaatcaagattatttcctttctggtgtggaagatcagactaagctgcaaccacagagcatactcagacagaaccttgactcagttaccaagatagatcttttctaaTGTGGAAGATCaaactatgctgcaaccacagagcatacttagacagtaccttggctctgataccaattgttgcggaagccaaatgtatatagtgtgaatgagtcacaactactataccaaaaattatgacaaccactagaTAATAAACAAGataataagacaacaataaaagaacaccagaatttatgaggttcggccaattttgcctacttcttCGGatacaatcaatattttattccactccaatattataagtgaaataatactaaagagagaagatacaaatgccttaagaagattaaaaaaaaaggcaaatgagaggtgtactaaatcctaaacattaggcctccttttatagggtaaaattctcattcaaaattgtcatccaccgatgtgggacttttgacaatttcaacaagtttcaatataataaAGGTTGCACGAAGTATTCCGTGTTCACACAGGGTTCGAAATAGAGTCGTACCCTAGGGGTGTAATGTAGACAATCTAACCTGatacaagcattagtggctgATATCACGGTTCGAACACTTGACCAATAGGTCACACGAAAACATCTTTACCGGCCATTGTTCTAAGGCACCCTTCTTAATTTCTATATAGTATGAGTAGTTAATCGGAGGTGTTTCATTTTTTTCTAATCCCAATGACTAAGTGACAGTTGTATCAGTggataattgaaattgtttttGCAAAGCAAATCTTGTTGGTACCTTACGACCATATGACCTCTTCATCGATGTTACAGAGTATTAGATACAGGCCTTAACTTCTTTTAGAATTTCTGACGTTTTGTTATTAGTGAAAAATATATTGATGAGCTTATCATCAAATATTGCTGCCAAAATTTTCGGGAGGAAACATTATTGTACGCCAAAGCTGTGAAAAAATGTCAAAAGTTGAGAGAACTGTATATGTAAAATGCCCATCATTTTAAGCATGCCTATTTATGATCTTGTTTCAGTAAATCTTAGGCGTTGATATTAAAAAGGAATACATGGAATGAGCACATATCACCAAGTAAAAACTTGAGAAAACAGAGAGAATGAGAAATGTAGATGTAGAGTAGTCAGACCCAATTTAGAATGCTAACTTTAATAACAAGACAGGCTAAAACTTAAAGTACCGTGATAAGAACAATACGGGCTAAAAGTTGTACTATGATAAGAATAATACGGGCTAAAAGTTAAAGTACTAGGATAAGAACAATACGGGCTAAAAGTTGAAGTACTACGATAAGAACAATACGTGCTAAAAGTTAAAGTACTATGATAAGAACACTACGGGCCAAAATCAGGTCACACTATCTCATGGAGTCCAAAACTGCTTTTCGAGACAGAGCTACCATAAATTTGGAAATCTATTAGAAAGGGACGATTTCCCTTTGTTTTAATCTTGAAGTAAAATACAGCAAGTTCACTTGAAAACAATTGCCCTTCGGGATGGCCGAGTTGGTTGAGCAGGGGACTTCCCAAATGGGAGATCTAGGGTTCGAAATCCACTTGCATACCTCTCCGGCCAAGTTCCGTTGCATGAGATTTGCATAGTGGGATTTACTCTCTTGTGTAGTTTACGGTCTATTACACAGGAATCCTGGGTTTACCCTGTGTGCACCCGAAGGATAGTGACCGCGGATTCCTTGTTAACAAGTTCACTTGAAAACAATCTTAGCgttacaagatgccttggaaaaccCCATTATTTGTGACTTGATTTTTTCTCTGTGTAGCGAGTCTCTTGACTTGGAAATCTCTGCACACAAGAACATTTCTTGCAACACTTTCCCATGCTTCAGCAAAAACTTCACTAAACTAACATCACTTTCACACTCTGAGAATCCATAAATCTTTACTACTTTAAGATGTTGAAGGAAGGAATTTATGGCATGACTTTGTGACTCCCAAAATCTTTCTTCACCAGAGTTGGACAATTGCCATAGGTCCCTGTTCCATTTCTGAAATTTGGACAAAGAATAAAATGACGTCAATGTAATGTGTAACTTGTACCTTATTCCCCCTATAGTTTTGTTACTGACTCAGTGACGAAGGTAGCAATTCCCCTAAGGatactcaaacttgaaataacaaaaaataattctCCGATAAAAAGTGCATCCTTTTGAGCATTGTTCAAATGCCATATAAAGTGATGGTAATGAATAATTATTGGGTTTCCTTATATACCTGATATGATGAATAGCTCTCCTTTTTTATaagtttgatattattgagtttcCTTTTATAAATACCACATACAAGAAAATTTGCTCTTATGTTTTTTCTAGTGTCCTTGTATTCTttacaaagaatatttttttttttaaaaaaatgatttttatGTTCTTAACCGTACACACTACTGAGTCACTGACTTATACTGTTGCTTGGTTAGAAGTTGTAAGTAATTATACGCAAATTTGTTTGATTGTAAGGTAAAGTAAAAATGAGAAGCATTTACCCTTCTTTCGATGTTGTGGTCATTGGTAATCTTGAGAATGAGTGTGTTAGTAGCTGGGGAACTCCTAAATATATTTGCTAATCCTGGAATGTTGTGTTTGCGGAATCCTGTGTGCAACTCTAAGCATCTCAGTTTTGTAAAAGGCCGCAGTGAAATTCCTGCCAAGTGATTATTCTTCGATAGAATCTGCAGGAAAATTAGAGAGCGTTAAACAAAAATCTTCGCCATAGATGAAGATACCCTTGTCTTAATTGAAAGATAAGTTTATTACATCTTAGTCAATCAACTAATAACATTTATGTGCATAAATCACAGCAGTATTAGCGAGCAAATATGACCGGCCACTAATACTTGTATTAGAGTAGAATGTCCACATAACATTCCTTAGGGTGCCGCACCCTGAGTGAACACGGAGTGCCTTGTGTACCgaacttttcatttttttttttgggcaacTCCTTCAAACTAGTGTATAATATAAATCATTATAATGCTATAACCAAAATTATGGATCCATAATTAAAGTCAAATTGTTAACCACATGGAAATGTCTATAATAAGTGAAACTAGTAGACAGACAATTAAGGGAGAATCAGCTATAACAAGTAAAATTACACTAATAACGTAAAAAATCTTTTCATTGATtgtgtacaacaacaacaacaacatacctagtgtaatctcacaagtggagTTTGGGGAGATCAGTAACGAGTACGCAATCTTACCCCCTATGTTGTGTAGGTGAGATATTATTTTTGATAGACTCTCGACTCAAAATTAGCATGCATAATCATAACAGTATAGAGTAAGACATGCAATAGCGAAGAAGTCATAGAAGAGAAACAGCGATGTTGATAATAGTAAAACAGAATCTTAAAAGCAAATACCTCAACGCTTTGGTTTTCAAGAAGTAAAGAATGGGAATGAGAGAGCCCCGACAAGAAATCATTCACACTCCGAAGCTTCATTGCGCTAAGGTCCTCAAGAAGAACAAAAAACCCAACCAACGCCTCAATCAAAGAAGTTAAATTCTCCAAACAACTCTGGTCTGTTATAGTATTACTCGACCATATTATCCTTTTAAGTCTTGGACCATTAACCTTGACCTTAGTGCCACTAGTGTACGAATCAAAACAACTCTTGACACTCAAACTTTCCAATTTTGGACCCGTTACATCTAAATGCTCCAATTGAAAACAATTCTCAAGTGTTAATTCTTCAAGTACACGACAACTTACATGTAGATAAATTAGTCCACTACAATTTTCAAGATTCAACTTTTTAAGCAATGGAAAAGATGAATCGGTAAACAAATCATGAAGTGAAGGTTGCTCGTACATAATAATGCACGAAAGTGATAGTGAAAACAAATTTCTGAAACCATTCTTCATAATTGAAGAAGGAGGTAACCTGAACCCTGGATACTTAGACTTTAATTTAAAAACCCTTAAAGAGTCACTACTAATTGCACTTCGAGGGAAATTAAAGTAATCATTGGTTGCAACCTCAACATCTAGTTCTTGAACATTGTGCTTAACAGCGCCACGAATCAGGCTATTCAATCGGGAAAAACTCAAATTTGCACGAAAACGGAGGAATCTAATCCCTGAATTTTTTTCGCGAAGGGACAACACTTGATCGATGAAATCAGCTCCTCCTGCAATATTACTCCAAGTAGTGTGTAGTTTTTTATGACTATTTGGGCTgacttttggggttgagttaatGGATGATGGGACGTTGATTGTGGTAAAATCGAGATCTGGGAATGTGTACCATAGATATCTCCATCGTTTAGAAAGGACACTAGTTTTAGCAATGGATTTAATTGGAAGAGAAAAAAGAATATGATGAAGAACTGCATCTGGGAGATCACTAATCCTATCTTCACCACATGATGAAAAACTTTCGTAGATTTCATTTAGAAGCCTTATTTTCTTAGCAGATCTTGTTTCCATTAAAATGGTTGTGGCTTCTTCATCTGATATTACAATGGATCATCTTTTTCTTCTGTAATACAGATGAAAGAGTGTCATTAGGGGTAGTTAAGCTTAGGGTTTGAAACTTTCAAAagcaaaaaaaaggaaaaagaaaatagcTTTCAAAAGAGTGAAATACTACTAAACTTCGTGCGATAAGAACGCCTGAGTTTGTTTCAATTCAAA of Nicotiana tomentosiformis chromosome 7, ASM39032v3, whole genome shotgun sequence contains these proteins:
- the LOC104100742 gene encoding putative F-box/FBD/LRR-repeat protein At4g03220; translation: METRSAKKIRLLNEIYESFSSCGEDRISDLPDAVLHHILFSLPIKSIAKTSVLSKRWRYLWYTFPDLDFTTINVPSSINSTPKVSPNSHKKLHTTWSNIAGGADFIDQVLSLREKNSGIRFLRFRANLSFSRLNSLIRGAVKHNVQELDVEVATNDYFNFPRSAISSDSLRVFKLKSKYPGFRLPPSSIMKNGFRNLFSLSLSCIIMYEQPSLHDLFTDSSFPLLKKLNLENCSGLIYLHVSCRVLEELTLENCFQLEHLDVTGPKLESLSVKSCFDSYTSGTKVKVNGPRLKRIIWSSNTITDQSCLENLTSLIEALVGFFVLLEDLSAMKLRSVNDFLSGLSHSHSLLLENQSVEILSKNNHLAGISLRPFTKLRCLELHTGFRKHNIPGLANIFRSSPATNTLILKITNDHNIERRKWNRDLWQLSNSGEERFWESQSHAINSFLQHLKVVKIYGFSECESDVSLVKFLLKHGKVLQEMFLCAEISKSRDSLHREKIKSQIMGFSKASCNAKIVFK